One Bosea sp. 685 DNA segment encodes these proteins:
- a CDS encoding Ku protein, with protein sequence MAPRPAWKGYLKLSLVSCAVELTGATDHSEKVSFRILNRKTGNTVRRQYIDSVTGKPVPDDDEVKGYEIGDDEYLLVEEDEIDAVQIESSHTLAIEHFVDRDDISQIYFDMPYYVTPSDDASEEAFAVIREAMARQDKAGIARIVLYRRERPVMIEPFDKGLLLTTLRYDKTVRKPDEVFAGLAKSRLDPELIELATHIIDKKQAAFDPSHFEDGYEAALLELIQAKQKGKTPSVVQAAERPANVVNLFDALKQSLAGDSGAKSPASKSPASKTPASKTPAAEKAAARKSAAKPRKAAKTRKSV encoded by the coding sequence ATGGCTCCGCGTCCCGCCTGGAAGGGCTATCTCAAGCTCTCGCTTGTGTCCTGCGCCGTCGAACTGACTGGTGCGACGGATCACAGCGAGAAGGTCTCCTTCCGCATCCTGAACCGCAAGACCGGCAACACCGTCCGCCGGCAATATATCGACAGCGTCACCGGCAAGCCGGTGCCCGATGACGATGAGGTCAAGGGCTATGAGATCGGCGACGACGAGTATCTGCTGGTCGAGGAGGATGAGATCGACGCGGTCCAGATCGAATCCTCGCACACCCTGGCGATCGAGCATTTCGTCGACCGCGACGATATTTCGCAGATCTATTTCGACATGCCCTATTACGTCACCCCGTCGGATGACGCCTCGGAAGAGGCCTTTGCGGTGATCCGCGAGGCGATGGCGCGGCAAGACAAGGCCGGGATCGCGCGCATCGTGCTGTATCGCCGCGAGCGCCCGGTGATGATCGAGCCCTTCGACAAGGGCCTGCTGCTGACGACGCTGCGCTACGACAAGACGGTGCGCAAGCCAGACGAGGTCTTTGCCGGCCTCGCCAAGTCCAGATTGGATCCGGAGCTGATCGAACTGGCGACCCACATCATCGACAAGAAACAGGCGGCATTCGACCCCTCCCATTTCGAGGACGGCTATGAGGCGGCGCTGCTGGAGCTGATCCAGGCCAAGCAGAAGGGCAAGACGCCGTCGGTGGTGCAGGCGGCCGAGCGCCCGGCCAATGTCGTCAATCTGTTCGACGCGCTCAAGCAGAGCCTTGCAGGGGACAGCGGAGCCAAGAGTCCTGCGTCGAAGAGTCCTGCATCGAAGACACCGGCATCAAAGACTCCGGCAGCGGAGAAAGCGGCCGCTCGAAAATCCGCCGCCAAACCCCGCAAGGCCGCCAAAACCCGCAAGAGCGTCTGA
- the ligD gene encoding DNA ligase D, whose amino-acid sequence MASLELYRAKRNFARTGEPKGAAARDKAISRGGAFVIHKHAARRLHYDLRLEHEGVLWSWAVTRGPSLDPDDKRLAVHVEDHPIEYGAFEGTIPEGQYGAGSVIIWDEGQWLPEGDPTFGMSKGHLAFTLEGHKLAGKWHLVRLKPRRGEKRDNWLLIKVRDEFARDDEDILEIAPLSVKSGRSIEEIGADGTKLWPKTKRPGAGARKVAGTKRGAVTRTAKAGVVLPPFVEPCLATLQDKPPAGDNWLHEVKFDGYRLQARIEAGQVSEAGKVRLSTRSGLDWTERFGATLVEALAKLPCETALIDGEVVALGETGISSFSALQEALSEGRTGNLVFFAFDLLHLDGEDLRAEPLLARKEQLEAVLQSTAPDGPLRYSEHFVEPGQTMLRHACRMGLEGVVSKRVDAPYRSGRGRDWIKSKCTQRQEFVVAGYVPSKGSGRELGSLVLGYQADGALQPAGRVGTGFTRKSAAAVKRKLDGIRTENPPFAGATGRDREVVWVEPELVAEIEFRAWTASKTLRHASFLGLREDKPVAEVVAETPVSSRTTSQASAPKAKANSAKAISAKPGGVPPTRAETTVKLSNPDKPLWPEIGLTKQGLLDYYASVWPLMRPFVVDRPLSLLRAPNGITGHAFFQKHAGPGLNKAVATRRDTDGEELLYIRDFDGLAALVQLGTVEIHVWGATIDAIETPDQVIFDLDPDEGVPLERVREAALTIRERLGELGFTSFLKTSGGKGFHVVMPLKPRADWERVKAFARDFARAIEQAEPELYTATLSKKARKGRIFIDYLRNGRGATAIAPYSTRARPGAAIAMPVRWEGLEHGLKPDDFHVMGDLTKITSDDAWADFGGEKAL is encoded by the coding sequence ATGGCCAGTCTCGAGCTTTATCGTGCCAAGCGGAATTTTGCGCGCACCGGGGAGCCGAAAGGCGCCGCGGCGCGCGACAAGGCGATAAGCCGGGGCGGTGCCTTCGTCATTCACAAACATGCGGCGCGCCGCCTGCATTACGACCTCAGGCTCGAACATGAGGGCGTGCTCTGGTCCTGGGCCGTGACGCGCGGTCCCAGTCTCGATCCCGACGACAAGCGCCTCGCCGTACATGTCGAGGACCACCCGATCGAATATGGCGCCTTCGAGGGAACCATACCCGAGGGTCAATACGGCGCCGGCTCGGTCATCATCTGGGACGAAGGCCAGTGGCTTCCCGAGGGCGACCCCACCTTCGGCATGAGCAAGGGCCATCTCGCCTTCACGCTGGAAGGGCATAAGCTCGCCGGCAAATGGCATCTGGTTCGGCTGAAACCCCGGCGTGGCGAAAAGCGAGACAACTGGCTCTTGATCAAGGTCCGGGACGAATTCGCCAGGGATGACGAGGACATCCTGGAAATCGCGCCGCTTTCAGTGAAATCCGGGCGAAGCATCGAGGAGATCGGCGCGGACGGCACGAAGCTCTGGCCGAAGACGAAGCGGCCCGGAGCGGGCGCTCGCAAGGTGGCGGGCACGAAACGGGGCGCGGTCACAAGAACGGCCAAAGCTGGCGTGGTGCTTCCGCCTTTCGTCGAGCCCTGCCTCGCAACCTTGCAGGACAAGCCGCCGGCAGGAGACAACTGGCTGCACGAGGTCAAGTTCGACGGTTACCGGCTGCAGGCGCGGATCGAGGCCGGACAAGTGAGCGAAGCCGGCAAGGTAAGATTATCGACGCGCTCGGGGCTCGACTGGACGGAACGCTTCGGCGCAACGCTTGTGGAAGCGCTCGCGAAGCTGCCTTGCGAAACGGCGCTGATCGATGGTGAGGTCGTTGCCCTGGGCGAGACCGGCATTTCGTCTTTCTCGGCCCTGCAGGAGGCGCTCTCCGAAGGGCGCACCGGCAATCTCGTCTTCTTCGCCTTCGATCTGCTGCATCTCGACGGTGAGGATCTGCGGGCCGAGCCGCTGCTGGCGCGCAAGGAGCAGCTCGAAGCCGTGCTCCAGAGCACCGCGCCAGACGGCCCGCTGCGCTACAGCGAGCATTTCGTCGAGCCCGGCCAGACCATGTTGCGCCATGCCTGCCGCATGGGGCTGGAGGGCGTCGTCTCCAAGCGGGTCGACGCGCCCTATCGCAGCGGTCGCGGGCGCGACTGGATCAAATCGAAATGCACCCAGCGCCAGGAATTCGTCGTCGCCGGCTATGTGCCCTCCAAGGGCTCTGGGCGTGAGCTCGGCTCGCTCGTGCTCGGCTACCAGGCCGATGGCGCGCTGCAGCCAGCGGGACGGGTCGGGACCGGCTTCACCCGCAAATCCGCCGCCGCAGTCAAGCGAAAGCTCGATGGGATAAGGACCGAAAACCCGCCCTTCGCGGGCGCCACTGGGCGTGACCGTGAGGTGGTCTGGGTCGAGCCCGAGCTCGTCGCCGAAATCGAGTTTCGCGCCTGGACCGCGTCAAAAACGCTGCGGCATGCTTCTTTCCTCGGCCTGCGCGAGGACAAGCCCGTCGCTGAGGTCGTGGCGGAAACGCCGGTTTCGTCCAGGACGACCTCGCAGGCTTCGGCACCGAAGGCCAAGGCCAACTCGGCCAAGGCCATCTCGGCAAAGCCCGGAGGGGTGCCGCCGACGCGCGCCGAGACCACGGTCAAGCTCAGCAACCCCGACAAGCCGCTCTGGCCCGAAATCGGGCTCACCAAGCAGGGCCTGCTCGACTATTACGCGAGCGTCTGGCCATTGATGCGGCCCTTCGTCGTCGATCGGCCTCTCAGCCTGCTGCGCGCTCCCAACGGCATCACCGGCCATGCCTTCTTCCAGAAGCACGCCGGCCCCGGCCTGAACAAGGCGGTCGCGACACGCCGCGACACGGATGGCGAGGAGCTGCTGTATATCCGCGATTTTGACGGGCTGGCCGCCCTGGTCCAGCTCGGCACGGTCGAAATCCATGTCTGGGGTGCGACGATCGACGCGATCGAAACCCCCGACCAGGTCATCTTCGATCTTGATCCGGACGAAGGCGTGCCGCTCGAGCGCGTGCGCGAGGCCGCGCTCACCATTCGCGAGCGGCTCGGCGAGCTCGGTTTCACCAGCTTCCTGAAGACCTCCGGAGGCAAGGGCTTCCATGTCGTCATGCCGCTCAAGCCCAGAGCCGATTGGGAACGTGTGAAGGCCTTCGCCCGCGATTTCGCCAGGGCGATCGAACAGGCTGAGCCGGAGCTCTATACGGCGACTCTGTCGAAGAAGGCGCGCAAGGGCCGCATCTTCATCGACTACCTTCGCAATGGCCGGGGCGCGACGGCGATCGCGCCCTATTCGACGCGAGCGCGGCCGGGGGCCGCGATAGCGATGCCGGTTCGTTGGGAGGGGCTGGAGCACGGCCTGAAACCTGATGACTTCCACGTCATGGGTGATCTGACCAAAATCACCTCTGACGACGCCTGGGCCGATTTTGGCGGGGAGAAAGCGCTGTAG
- a CDS encoding DNA topoisomerase IB — translation MSDGNGLARIRLKRVRGEDLTIQRHPRGRGFSYLDENGNTIRDTRTLARIRSLAVPPAYRDVRIAADPCAHLQALGRDEAGRIQHRYHPQWDRVRERRKLKRLHALIGALPGLRAAVARDMGSVTLNRDKALACAVAIMDRGHIRVGHEVYAEANGSYGASTLLKRHVELCGGRVELSFRGKGGKAIACAFADARLARALQRLLRLPGRRLLQYCGEGGASVPIRADEINTYLRQITGMPISSKDLRMLAGNAAAAELLLAADIEVSKAGRKRQLAHIMRDIAERLTNTPAVVRKSYVHELVVRSFANGRLKASYEKSRASSGCSRIERALARLTA, via the coding sequence ATGTCGGACGGGAACGGTCTGGCGAGGATTCGCCTGAAGCGGGTGCGCGGCGAGGACTTGACGATTCAGCGTCATCCCCGAGGGCGAGGGTTTTCCTATCTAGACGAGAACGGCAATACGATCCGCGACACGCGGACGCTCGCGCGCATCCGCTCGCTTGCCGTTCCCCCGGCCTATCGCGACGTCCGCATCGCGGCTGATCCATGCGCCCATTTGCAAGCGCTCGGCCGGGACGAGGCCGGGCGCATCCAGCACCGCTATCATCCACAATGGGACAGGGTGCGCGAGCGTCGCAAGCTCAAGCGGCTGCACGCCCTCATCGGGGCGCTGCCGGGGTTGAGGGCCGCTGTTGCGCGTGACATGGGCTCGGTGACGCTCAACCGGGACAAGGCGCTGGCTTGCGCCGTTGCGATCATGGATCGCGGCCATATTCGCGTCGGGCACGAAGTCTATGCCGAGGCGAATGGGAGCTATGGAGCGTCGACATTGCTCAAGCGCCACGTCGAGCTGTGCGGCGGGCGGGTCGAGCTCTCGTTCCGGGGCAAAGGTGGCAAGGCGATCGCATGCGCCTTCGCGGATGCGCGCCTGGCCCGCGCGCTCCAACGCCTGCTGAGATTACCCGGGCGCCGTTTGCTGCAATACTGCGGTGAAGGCGGCGCGAGCGTTCCCATAAGGGCCGACGAGATCAACACCTATCTTCGCCAGATCACGGGGATGCCGATCAGCAGCAAGGATTTGCGCATGTTGGCCGGTAATGCGGCGGCGGCCGAACTGTTGCTCGCGGCCGATATCGAAGTCTCCAAGGCCGGTAGGAAGCGTCAGCTCGCCCATATCATGCGCGATATCGCGGAACGCTTGACGAACACCCCGGCCGTGGTCCGCAAGAGCTATGTTCACGAGTTGGTGGTCCGCTCCTTTGCCAATGGCCGGCTCAAGGCATCCTACGAGAAAAGCCGGGCGAGTTCCGGCTGTTCCCGCATAGAACGGGCGCTCGCGCGCCTCACGGCGTAG
- a CDS encoding DMT family transporter: MKTREAAVAASSPSPSLLSYGHLLIIYLVWGAAYLAVKICLSGPATITVLQLQTARLWGAALLLAAVSAITSGRPPRLSRRDFWLCALSGVLMWVGGNGLAAVASLHAASNFVVMALGAIPLWSSLLDLLFRGEKPQPRMLAGLAIGLCGLVLVMAPALLAGDRATLDPEHAHATLACLAGAGMSWALGTLLQRPLMGRSGPAWTATYQILAAALVPTLPALVEGAALPLAPSNAQLGAFAFLIVFASVIGLMSFIHVVRSFTPSIASTFAYVNPVVGILLGWLVLGEIPATLSLVGMAIVLVGIAIILRQASERSSAGKAEPVCSRRDKPR; the protein is encoded by the coding sequence ATGAAGACTCGCGAGGCGGCGGTCGCCGCCTCATCCCCTTCGCCGTCGCTCCTGTCCTACGGGCATCTCCTGATCATCTATCTCGTCTGGGGAGCAGCCTATCTTGCCGTCAAGATCTGCCTGAGCGGGCCTGCGACGATCACGGTGCTGCAGCTGCAGACCGCGCGCCTCTGGGGCGCAGCGCTGCTGCTGGCCGCCGTCAGCGCCATCACCTCCGGCCGGCCGCCTCGCCTGTCCCGGCGCGATTTTTGGCTATGCGCGCTCTCGGGCGTGTTGATGTGGGTCGGTGGCAACGGGCTCGCCGCCGTCGCGTCGCTGCATGCGGCCTCAAACTTCGTCGTGATGGCTCTGGGCGCCATCCCGCTCTGGAGCAGCCTGCTGGACCTTCTGTTTCGGGGCGAGAAACCGCAGCCGAGGATGCTGGCCGGGCTTGCGATCGGCCTGTGCGGTCTCGTCCTGGTCATGGCGCCGGCACTGCTCGCCGGCGATAGAGCCACGCTGGATCCCGAGCATGCGCATGCGACCCTGGCCTGCCTCGCCGGAGCCGGGATGAGCTGGGCGCTGGGCACTCTGCTGCAACGCCCGCTGATGGGCCGCAGCGGGCCAGCCTGGACGGCGACCTATCAGATCCTCGCAGCCGCGCTGGTGCCGACGCTTCCCGCCTTAGTCGAGGGCGCCGCGCTTCCCCTCGCGCCCAGCAACGCCCAACTCGGCGCCTTCGCCTTCCTGATTGTCTTCGCCTCGGTCATCGGCCTGATGTCCTTCATCCATGTCGTGCGCAGCTTCACGCCGTCCATCGCATCCACATTCGCTTACGTGAATCCGGTGGTCGGCATTCTCCTTGGCTGGCTTGTCCTGGGCGAAATCCCGGCCACCCTTTCGCTGGTCGGCATGGCGATCGTCCTCGTCGGCATCGCGATCATCCTGAGGCAAGCGAGCGAGCGCAGTAGCGCGGGGAAAGCCGAGCCCGTCTGCAGCCGTCGGGATAAGCCGCGCTAG
- a CDS encoding RidA family protein, with product MTAPARIQPGPRMSQAVIHAGSVHLAGQVALGAPGASVTDQTRDILGRIDALLTEAGSARDKLISATIWLSDISSFAEMNAVWDGWVVPGATPARACVEARLAAPQFTVEIAIIAAL from the coding sequence ATGACCGCCCCCGCGCGAATCCAGCCCGGCCCACGCATGAGCCAGGCCGTCATCCATGCCGGCAGCGTCCATCTGGCGGGCCAGGTTGCCCTCGGTGCGCCCGGCGCCTCCGTCACCGACCAGACCCGCGACATCCTCGGGCGGATCGACGCGCTGCTGACCGAGGCCGGGAGCGCGCGGGACAAGCTGATCTCCGCAACGATCTGGTTGAGCGATATCTCGTCCTTCGCCGAGATGAACGCGGTCTGGGACGGCTGGGTCGTCCCGGGTGCGACGCCTGCGCGCGCCTGCGTGGAGGCAAGACTGGCCGCCCCCCAATTCACCGTCGAGATCGCGATCATCGCGGCCCTCTGA
- a CDS encoding aspartate/glutamate racemase family protein — translation MSALAPSPTATPFDLGVLPSVLDAPLGSRAAIGLVVLATDQTLEHEYRSLIRAPGIAFYEARLFNDAEITPETLRAIGPRIAPCTELILPGLPLDVVAFGCTSATMTLGEEYVFGEIRKARPGIACTTPVTGALAAFAALNVGRIGLLTPYAPVINANLARYFQSRGIAVPVFATFDRPDDREAALISVASIEAAAETLAAQPGVEAIFVSCTSLRVAEAVARLEQRIGIPVTSSNHAMAWHSLRLAGVEDAMPEAGRLFERGIA, via the coding sequence ATGTCCGCACTCGCCCCCTCGCCCACCGCCACGCCGTTCGATCTCGGCGTCCTGCCCTCCGTCCTCGACGCGCCGCTTGGCTCACGCGCCGCGATCGGCCTCGTCGTGCTCGCCACCGACCAGACGCTGGAACACGAATACCGTTCGCTGATCCGCGCGCCCGGCATCGCCTTTTACGAGGCGAGGCTGTTCAACGACGCCGAGATCACGCCGGAGACACTGCGCGCGATCGGCCCGCGCATCGCACCTTGCACCGAATTGATCCTGCCCGGCTTGCCGCTCGACGTCGTCGCCTTCGGCTGCACCTCGGCCACGATGACGCTGGGCGAGGAGTATGTCTTCGGCGAGATCCGCAAGGCGCGCCCCGGCATCGCCTGCACGACGCCGGTGACCGGCGCGCTCGCCGCTTTCGCTGCGCTGAATGTCGGGCGCATCGGCCTGCTCACGCCCTACGCTCCCGTCATCAACGCCAATCTCGCCCGCTATTTCCAGTCGCGCGGTATCGCCGTGCCCGTCTTTGCGACCTTCGACCGGCCCGATGACCGCGAGGCCGCGCTGATCTCGGTCGCTTCGATCGAGGCAGCCGCCGAGACGCTCGCCGCGCAGCCCGGCGTGGAGGCGATCTTCGTGTCCTGCACCAGCCTTCGCGTCGCCGAAGCGGTGGCGCGCCTGGAGCAGCGCATCGGCATCCCGGTCACCTCGAGCAACCACGCCATGGCCTGGCACAGCTTGCGGCTCGCCGGGGTCGAGGACGCGATGCCGGAAGCCGGACGTCTCTTCGAGCGCGGCATCGCCTGA
- a CDS encoding D-amino acid dehydrogenase, which produces MAKRIIILGGGVVGVTTAYQLQKDGHEVVLIERNAQVAAEASWGNAGMIAPGHSFVWSSPKAPMILLKSLFLKDQALRFRLSADPQLYRWSLAFLMECTKAKAKRNTLLKHRLAAYSQAVLQEVIGQETIAYDRNDRGILYFHRSQEALDRGVQQMKLLESDGQIIKVLDWAGVVALDPALAGMGSKIAGAIHCPTDETGDSALFTRALAAIVAARGGEILTATTITGIETAGDGIARVTTDKGPLKGDAYVLALGAQSAGLARRIGLSLPIYPIKGYSLTIPVGNRPQPPSLASVDEHNLVAISRFGERIRVTATAEFAGYDKSHKPADFAFMKRVTQELYPEGADYDRAEMWAGLRPMTPTNLPIFGRQRYANLFLNTGHGHIGWTMSHGSARITADLIAGRTPAIPMDGLLAA; this is translated from the coding sequence ATGGCAAAACGCATCATCATCCTGGGAGGCGGCGTCGTCGGCGTGACGACGGCCTATCAGCTCCAGAAGGACGGCCACGAGGTCGTGCTGATCGAGCGCAACGCGCAGGTCGCGGCGGAGGCGAGTTGGGGCAATGCCGGCATGATCGCGCCCGGCCATTCCTTCGTCTGGTCCTCCCCCAAGGCACCGATGATCCTGCTGAAGTCGCTGTTCCTCAAGGACCAGGCGCTGCGCTTCAGACTCTCGGCCGATCCGCAGCTCTATCGCTGGTCCCTGGCGTTCCTGATGGAGTGCACAAAGGCCAAGGCGAAGCGCAATACGCTGCTCAAGCACCGGCTGGCGGCCTATTCGCAGGCCGTGCTGCAGGAGGTCATCGGGCAGGAGACGATCGCCTATGACCGCAACGATCGCGGCATCCTCTATTTCCACCGCAGCCAGGAGGCGCTCGATCGCGGCGTGCAGCAGATGAAGCTGCTGGAGTCCGATGGGCAGATCATCAAGGTGCTGGACTGGGCCGGCGTGGTCGCGCTCGACCCCGCGCTCGCCGGCATGGGCAGCAAGATCGCCGGCGCGATCCATTGCCCGACTGACGAGACCGGCGATTCCGCCCTGTTCACCCGGGCGCTCGCCGCGATCGTGGCGGCGCGCGGCGGCGAGATCTTGACCGCCACGACGATCACCGGGATCGAGACGGCCGGCGACGGCATCGCGCGGGTTACCACCGACAAGGGCCCACTCAAGGGCGACGCCTATGTGCTGGCGCTGGGCGCGCAAAGTGCCGGCCTCGCGCGCCGCATCGGGCTGTCCCTGCCGATCTATCCGATCAAGGGCTATTCCCTGACGATTCCGGTTGGCAACCGCCCGCAGCCTCCGAGCCTGGCCAGCGTCGACGAGCATAACCTTGTCGCGATCTCGCGCTTCGGCGAGCGCATCCGCGTCACCGCCACGGCCGAATTCGCCGGCTACGACAAGAGCCACAAACCCGCCGATTTCGCCTTCATGAAGCGCGTCACGCAGGAGCTCTACCCCGAGGGCGCCGATTACGACCGCGCCGAGATGTGGGCCGGCCTGAGGCCGATGACGCCGACGAACCTGCCTATCTTCGGTCGCCAGCGCTACGCCAACCTCTTCCTCAACACCGGCCACGGCCATATCGGCTGGACCATGTCGCATGGCTCGGCCCGCATCACGGCCGACCTGATCGCCGGCCGCACTCCCGCCATCCCGATGGACGGCCTCCTGGCCGCCTGA
- a CDS encoding GntR family transcriptional regulator, which produces MATRQSAKALEAEQKSAEPKRRGRAADSVERIYGIVKEFAIDFRFRPGEKINEVELAAQLGVSRTPVRAALNRLESDGFVVSVPNKGFYARNLTPDAVRDLYELRSAIECAAFVLACERATDHEVEATIAAWEQHSDLDEQGSWAKIALADEAFHMALTKLSKNTQMASALEALASRIRFFRRVNLEVLAQRTGSYQEHAAIIGALRRRDAAKGAAILQKHITLSSAHAIDVATRGLALIFFGKAA; this is translated from the coding sequence GTGGCCACTCGACAGAGCGCGAAGGCGCTCGAAGCGGAGCAGAAGAGCGCAGAGCCCAAGCGGCGCGGACGCGCAGCCGACAGCGTCGAGCGGATTTATGGGATCGTGAAGGAGTTCGCGATCGACTTCCGCTTCCGGCCCGGCGAGAAGATCAATGAGGTCGAGCTCGCTGCGCAGCTCGGTGTCAGCCGCACGCCGGTCCGCGCCGCCCTCAACCGGCTGGAGAGCGACGGCTTCGTCGTCTCGGTGCCGAACAAGGGTTTTTACGCGCGCAATCTGACGCCCGACGCCGTCCGCGACCTCTACGAACTGCGTTCCGCCATCGAATGCGCCGCCTTCGTGCTCGCTTGCGAGCGCGCCACAGATCATGAGGTCGAGGCGACCATCGCGGCCTGGGAACAGCATAGCGACCTCGACGAGCAAGGCTCTTGGGCGAAGATCGCGCTCGCCGACGAAGCCTTCCACATGGCGCTGACAAAGCTCTCCAAGAACACCCAGATGGCCTCGGCGCTCGAGGCGCTCGCCTCCCGGATCCGGTTCTTCCGCCGCGTCAATCTCGAAGTCCTGGCGCAGCGGACCGGAAGCTACCAGGAGCATGCCGCGATCATCGGCGCCTTACGTCGGCGCGACGCCGCCAAGGGCGCCGCGATCCTGCAAAAGCACATCACGCTGAGCTCGGCCCATGCCATCGATGTCGCCACGCGCGGGCTCGCCCTGATCTTCTTCGGCAAGGCCGCCTGA
- the radC gene encoding RadC family protein — MTAGGGKVSNRAAPSGAAADATPHYHGHRDRLRARFQDAGAAALPDYELLELLLFRSIPQRDVKPLAKELIQRFGSFAEVLAAPSARLTEVKGVGAGVALDLKIVEAALTRMAKGAVAKRTVLSSWSAVLDYCRMAMAFAEREQLRILFLDKKNALIADELQQTGTVDHTPVYPREVIRRALELSATALILVHNHPSGDPAPSQADIQVTKAIVDIATPLGIAVHDHVIVGKNGHASLKELRLI, encoded by the coding sequence ATGACGGCAGGCGGCGGCAAGGTTTCAAACCGCGCCGCTCCTTCAGGCGCAGCTGCCGACGCCACCCCGCATTATCACGGCCATCGCGACCGCCTGCGCGCCCGCTTCCAGGATGCGGGCGCGGCCGCCCTGCCCGACTACGAACTGCTCGAACTGCTGCTCTTCCGCTCGATCCCGCAACGCGACGTCAAGCCGCTCGCCAAGGAACTGATCCAGCGCTTCGGCTCCTTCGCCGAGGTGCTCGCCGCCCCATCCGCGCGGCTCACCGAGGTCAAGGGCGTCGGCGCGGGCGTCGCGCTCGACCTCAAGATCGTCGAGGCCGCGCTGACACGCATGGCCAAGGGCGCGGTCGCCAAGCGCACCGTGCTCTCATCCTGGTCGGCCGTGCTCGATTATTGCCGCATGGCGATGGCCTTCGCCGAGCGCGAGCAGCTCCGCATCCTCTTTCTCGACAAGAAGAACGCGCTGATCGCCGATGAGCTGCAGCAGACCGGCACGGTCGACCACACCCCGGTCTATCCGCGCGAGGTCATCCGCCGGGCGCTGGAACTCTCGGCAACGGCGCTGATCCTCGTCCACAACCACCCCTCCGGCGACCCGGCGCCGTCGCAGGCCGACATCCAGGTAACCAAGGCGATCGTCGATATCGCGACTCCGCTTGGCATCGCCGTGCATGACCACGTCATCGTCGGCAAAAACGGCCATGCGAGTTTGAAGGAGCTGCGGCTGATTTGA
- the map gene encoding type I methionyl aminopeptidase, producing the protein MTFDETLGRSRMRDPVIKLHGAEAFAAMHKAGRLTAAGLDMLGDYVKPGVTTQRLDDLAFQFAMDNGAYPATLFYRGYTKSICTSINHVVCHGIPDDKPLREGDVLNIDYTLIVDGWHGDSSRMYGVGEISRKAERLIEITYESLLRGIKAVRAGATTGDIGFAIQRYAEGERCSVVRDFCGHGVGQVFHDAPNILHYGSPGEGPQLKTGMIFTIEPMINLGKSGVKVLSDGWTAVTRDRSLSAQFEHTIGVTETGCEIFTLSPTGRDNPLALR; encoded by the coding sequence ATGACATTCGACGAAACCCTGGGGCGGTCGCGCATGCGCGATCCGGTGATCAAGCTGCACGGCGCCGAAGCCTTCGCGGCCATGCACAAGGCCGGCCGGTTGACCGCCGCGGGCCTCGACATGCTCGGCGACTACGTCAAGCCGGGCGTCACCACCCAGCGCCTCGACGACCTCGCCTTCCAGTTCGCCATGGACAACGGCGCCTATCCGGCGACTTTGTTCTATCGCGGCTACACCAAGTCGATCTGCACCTCGATCAACCATGTCGTCTGCCACGGCATCCCCGACGACAAGCCGCTGCGCGAGGGCGACGTCCTCAATATCGACTACACATTGATCGTCGATGGCTGGCATGGCGATTCCAGCCGGATGTACGGCGTCGGCGAAATCTCGCGCAAGGCCGAGCGCCTGATCGAGATCACCTATGAGAGCCTGCTGCGCGGCATCAAGGCCGTGCGCGCCGGCGCGACCACAGGCGATATCGGCTTCGCCATCCAGCGCTATGCCGAAGGCGAGCGCTGCTCGGTGGTCCGGGATTTCTGCGGGCATGGCGTCGGCCAGGTCTTCCACGACGCGCCCAACATCCTGCATTACGGTTCGCCCGGCGAAGGCCCGCAGCTCAAGACCGGCATGATCTTCACCATCGAGCCGATGATCAATCTCGGCAAATCAGGCGTCAAAGTCCTCTCCGACGGCTGGACCGCCGTGACGCGCGACCGCTCGCTCTCGGCCCAGTTCGAGCACACCATCGGCGTTACCGAAACCGGCTGCGAGATCTTCACCCTGTCGCCGACCGGACGCGACAATCCGCTCGCCCTGCGATGA
- a CDS encoding CinA family protein → MQGLLELAGQIGARLKARGETVAVAESSAGGLVAASLLAQAGASAFFVSGAVVYTRQAREGLMGISLAEMDGIRSASEPYALLLARRLRERFGATWGLAETGASGPSGNSYGDAPGHSCLAISGPVELIRTIETGSGDRIGNMRVFAASALGLLHDNL, encoded by the coding sequence ATGCAGGGATTGTTGGAACTGGCGGGGCAGATCGGGGCGCGTCTCAAGGCGCGCGGCGAGACCGTGGCCGTGGCTGAATCCTCGGCTGGCGGCCTGGTCGCGGCCTCGCTCCTGGCCCAGGCCGGCGCATCCGCCTTCTTCGTCAGCGGCGCCGTCGTCTACACCAGGCAGGCGCGCGAGGGTTTGATGGGCATCTCGCTGGCGGAGATGGACGGCATCCGCTCGGCCAGCGAGCCCTATGCCTTGCTGCTGGCGCGGCGGTTGCGCGAGCGCTTTGGCGCGACCTGGGGGCTGGCGGAAACCGGCGCTTCCGGGCCCTCGGGCAACAGCTATGGCGATGCGCCGGGCCATAGCTGCCTGGCGATCTCCGGGCCTGTCGAACTGATCAGGACGATCGAGACCGGCTCGGGTGACCGCATCGGCAATATGCGCGTCTTTGCAGCGTCGGCCCTGGGGCTTCTGCACGACAACCTGTGA